The proteins below come from a single Acidobacteriota bacterium genomic window:
- a CDS encoding S8/S53 family peptidase, whose amino-acid sequence MPKPNRWQRRPVVLETATLTLIFHENEPARLQSSADQVSDPRSVNYGQHLDRDELASLVALPEAERQEVADWLRSHGMTIIDSPETNKQLMFVRATQQQIEAGFGSELIAWLKKSGDTRAERMPLAMPRRLAGYVQKVSGLIDERRATGRLLPVTGALDPLARVTRELPREVPANAAGFTPADIRRIYQFPDDWDGSGETIALMSLGGELNTGDLFTFWNAHGLNAARIAVKQVGAAKSGKADPVLSLETTMTVEWAGAMAPSAKLVVYHIDPTAMSDPWSAFLLAVIGDKDHAPTIACTSWITPERRYYAMHGHSVIAGLLNQCAALGVTVISAAGDWGAFDGIPRHVKDGRYVSDAPWPHGVFPAVEERVLAVGGTMITNQTPLTEMAWSGPPPPGIQKTIHFDRLAGSGGFSQDVPIPAWQEPVLRGHYPRGAGRPAVVPYGRGFPDVAIMAAGPSVQRQPGDALTSQGYQAFVGGRWIDYAGGTSVGAPVWAAIIARANQARREAGLGRVGFINPLLYQFSNAITPLFRQITVGSADVSMTVVNRHGHAVSYDLPGYECRAGWNPVTGLGVPNVTNLIQCLNAAAGKTRSESEFTSVD is encoded by the coding sequence ATGCCGAAACCAAATCGCTGGCAAAGGCGGCCGGTCGTGCTTGAAACAGCCACGCTGACGTTGATCTTTCACGAAAACGAACCGGCGCGGTTGCAATCGTCGGCCGATCAGGTTTCCGATCCGCGGAGCGTGAACTATGGTCAGCATCTGGATCGCGATGAGTTGGCTTCGCTGGTGGCATTGCCCGAAGCTGAGCGGCAGGAAGTCGCAGACTGGTTGCGCAGTCACGGAATGACGATCATTGATTCGCCGGAAACGAACAAACAGTTAATGTTCGTTCGCGCCACTCAACAGCAAATTGAGGCAGGCTTCGGTAGTGAATTGATCGCCTGGTTGAAAAAAAGCGGCGACACGCGCGCCGAACGAATGCCCCTGGCAATGCCGCGCCGCCTGGCTGGGTATGTGCAAAAAGTCAGCGGCTTGATTGACGAGCGCCGGGCAACAGGGCGATTGCTTCCCGTTACAGGCGCGCTTGACCCATTGGCCAGAGTCACGCGCGAATTGCCGCGCGAAGTTCCGGCGAATGCCGCTGGCTTCACGCCCGCAGACATTCGCCGGATTTATCAGTTCCCCGACGATTGGGATGGCAGCGGCGAAACCATTGCCTTAATGTCGCTCGGCGGCGAACTCAACACCGGTGATTTGTTCACATTCTGGAACGCGCACGGCTTGAATGCAGCGCGCATCGCCGTTAAACAAGTCGGCGCGGCAAAATCCGGCAAAGCCGATCCGGTGTTATCACTGGAAACGACGATGACGGTGGAGTGGGCGGGCGCAATGGCTCCGAGCGCAAAGCTGGTCGTTTACCACATTGATCCAACAGCGATGAGCGATCCGTGGTCGGCCTTTCTGCTGGCAGTGATTGGCGATAAAGACCATGCGCCAACCATTGCCTGCACCAGTTGGATCACGCCCGAACGGCGGTATTACGCGATGCACGGTCACAGCGTAATTGCAGGCTTGCTGAATCAGTGCGCGGCCCTGGGCGTGACGGTAATTTCCGCCGCCGGGGATTGGGGAGCGTTCGACGGAATTCCGCGCCACGTCAAAGATGGCCGTTACGTCAGTGACGCCCCTTGGCCGCATGGCGTGTTTCCTGCCGTCGAAGAGCGCGTGCTGGCCGTCGGCGGAACAATGATTACCAATCAAACTCCGTTAACTGAAATGGCGTGGAGCGGCCCGCCTCCGCCGGGAATTCAAAAGACGATACACTTCGACCGGTTGGCAGGTTCCGGCGGATTCAGTCAGGACGTTCCCATTCCCGCATGGCAGGAACCAGTATTGCGCGGTCATTATCCGCGCGGAGCTGGACGACCGGCAGTTGTGCCTTACGGGCGAGGGTTTCCAGACGTAGCAATAATGGCCGCCGGGCCTTCGGTGCAGCGGCAACCCGGTGACGCGCTCACTTCGCAAGGCTATCAGGCATTCGTCGGCGGCAGATGGATTGATTATGCGGGAGGAACAAGTGTAGGAGCACCCGTTTGGGCTGCAATCATCGCGCGCGCCAATCAAGCGCGGCGAGAAGCGGGACTTGGCCGCGTCGGTTTCATCAATCCGCTGCTGTACCAATTCAGCAATGCCATTACACCTTTGTTTCGGCAAATTACGGTTGGCTCCGCGGATGTTTCGATGACCGTGGTCAATCGTCATGGACATGCTGTCAGTTACGATTTACCCGGCTATGAATGCCGCGCGGGCTGGAATCCCGTGACTGGATTGGGCGTACCCAACGTCACGAACCTGATTCAATGTCTGAATGCTGCGGCGGGAAAGACGCGATCCGAATCTGAATTTACTTCCGTTGATTGA